The Argentina anserina chromosome 3, drPotAnse1.1, whole genome shotgun sequence genome includes a region encoding these proteins:
- the LOC126786418 gene encoding 65-kDa microtubule-associated protein 1, translating to MVTDAKNPLGETTCGSLLQKLQEIWDEVGESDEQRDRMLLQLEQECLDVYKRKVELASKSRAQLLQALSDGRLELSALQSALGEKSFVGVPEKTSGTIKEQLAAIAPALEQLWKQKEERVTEFSAIQSQIQQICGEIAGNLSLSETPAVDESDLSLKKLDEYQSQLQDLQREKSERLHKVLEYVSTVHDLCAVLGIDFYSTVTEVHPSLNDSTGVQSKSISDETLTRLDETVLALEEDKKQRLHKLQESAAQLIDLWNLMDTPEEERKLFDHVTCNISALVDEVTVPGALAADLIEQTEVEVERLDQLKASRMKEIAFKKQGELEEIFARVHIEIDTEAARDKILELIDSGSVEPTELLADMDDQIAKAKDEALSRKDILDKVEKWMSACEEESWLEDYNRDENRYNASRGAHLNLKRAEKARILVNKIPALVDTLVAKTRVWEEERGISFTYDGVPLLAMLDEYAMLRQEREEEKRRLRDQKKFQELQHPDQESVFGSKPSPSPARPVGTKKVVGPRANGGPNGTPRRLSLNAHQNGRSAVKDAKRDPRPVAPINYVDVSKEDAASHVSGTNSGSDPIPASP from the exons ATGGTCACGGATGCTAAAAACCCTCTTGGAGAAACAACCTGCGGTTCTTTGCTGCAGAAACTTCAG GAAATTTGGGATGAAGTTGGGGAGAGTGATGAGCAACGAGACAGGATGCTTCTACAATTAGAGCAGGAGTGTCTGGATGTATACAAGCGAAAGGTCGAGCTGGCTTCAAAGTCAAGGGCACAGCTTCTTCAGGCATTGTCTGATGGCAGACTTGAGCTTTCCGCTCTCCAGTCAGCTCTTGGAGAAAAAAGTTTTGTTGGAGTT CCAGAGAAGACTTCTGGAACAATCAAAGAACAGCTTGCAGCTATAGCACCAGCACTGGAACAGTTGTGGAAACAGAAAGAGGAGAGAGTAACGGAGTTTTCTGCTATACAATCACAGATTCAACAGATTTGTGGAGAAATTGCCGGGAACCTTTCTCTTAGTGAGACTCCTGCTGTTGATGAGTCTGATCTGTCCCTAAAAAAGTTAGATGAATATCAATCCCAACTTCAAGATCTTCAAAGGGAAAAG AGCGAAAGGCTGCACAAGGTGCTTGAATATGTTAGCACAGTGCACGATCTGTGTGCTGTACTTGGAATAGACTTCTACAGTACTGTTACAGAGGTTCATCCTAGCTTAAATGACTCAACTGGTGTGCAATCCAAAAGCATTAGTGATGAAACTTTAACCAGGCTGGATGAGACAGTCTTAGCACTAGAAGAAGATAAGAAGCAGAGGCTTCACAAG CTTCAAGAATCAGCAGCACAGCTAATCGATCTGTGGAATCTGATGGATACCCCTGAAGAGGAACGGAAACTGTTTGACCATGTTACCTGTAATATATCTGCTTTAGTTGATGAAGTGACTGTTCCTGGAGCCCTTGCGGCAGATCTGATTGAGCAG ACTGAGGTCGAAGTTGAGAGGCTTGATCAGTTGAAAGCAAGCAGGATGAAGGAAATTGCATTTAAGAAGCAAGGGGAGCTTGAGGAGATTTTTGCTCGAGTGCACATAGAGATAGATACTGAAGCTGCCAGAGATAAGATTTTGGAACTCATTGATTCTGGGAGTGTTGAGCCTACTGAGTTACTGGCTGACATGGATGATCAGATAGCAAAAGCAAAGGATGAGGCTCTCAGCAGGAAGGACATATTGGACAAAGTTGAGAAATGGATGTCAGCCTGTGAAGAGGAGAGTTGGCTTGAGGACTACAATCGT GATGAGAACAGGTATAATGCAAGTAGAGGTGCACACCTGAATCTCAAGCGTGCAGAAAAAGCACGTATTCTGGTAAACAAAATTCCAG CTCTGGTTGACACATTGGTAGCCAAAACTCGTGTGTGGGAAGAAGAACGTGGCATTTCATTTACTTATGATGGTGTTCCACTCCTCGCGATGCTAGATGAATATGCCATGCTCAGgcaagaaagagaagaagagaagcgGAGGTTGAGG GATCAGAAGAAGTTCCAAGAGCTACAGCACCCAGACCAAGAAAGTGTGTTTGGCTCAAAGCCTAGCCCTAGTCCTGCTCGACCAGTTGGCACAAAGAAGGTAGTAGGTCCTCGTGCAAATGGTGGCCCCAATGGAACTCCCAGACGGCTATCACTCAATGCTCATCAAAATGGAAGATCTGCAGTGAAAGATGCAAAGAGGGATCCTAGGCCTgttgctcctatcaactatgTTGATGTGTCAAAAGAGGATGCTGCATCCCATGTTTCAGGAACTAATTCTGGCAGTGACCCAATTCCAGCTTCACCATAA
- the LOC126787399 gene encoding indole-3-acetate O-methyltransferase 1 produces the protein MAPKGDNVVVSSVNLERIFSMKGGKGEASYANNSQAQAIHARSMLHLLKETLDSVQLSSPDEPFAVVDLGCSSGSNTIYIIDVIIKHITKRYEASGIDLPEFSAFFSDLPSNDFNTLFQLLPPLATYGAGSMEECLAADNHRSYFAAGVPGSFYRRLFPSRSIDLFHSAFSLHWLSQVPESVVDKGSPAYNKGRVFIHGAEEYTAAAYKKQYQKDLANFLGARSKEMKKGGSMFLVCLGRTSVDPTDQGGPGILFGTHFQDAWDDLVQEGLITAEKRDTFNIPVYASSLQDFKEVVDADGSFAINKLEIFKGGSPLVVNQPDDAAEVGRALANSCRSVAGVLVDAHIGEKLSDELFLRVDKRGASHAKELLEKLQFYHIVASLSFS, from the exons ATGGCTCCAAAGGGAGATAATGTTGTAGTCTCTAGCGTAAACCTTGAGAGGATTTTTAGCATGAAAGGAGGCAAAGGAGAAGCCAGTTATGCCAACAATTCCCAAGCCCAG gCCATTCATGCAAGATCTATGCTTCACCTTCTCAAGGAAACCCTAGACAGTGTTCAGCTCAGTTCTCCTGATGAACCATTtgcggttgtggacttgggCTGCTCGAGCGGAAGCAACACCATCTACATCATCGATGTAATCATCAAGCACATTACGAAGCGCTACGAGGCCTCCGGTATTGACCTGCCAGAGTTCTCGGCATTTTTCTCGGACCTCCCTAGCAATGATTTCAACACCCTGTTCCAGCTCCTCCCTCCTCTCGCCACCTACGGGGCCGGGAGCATGGAGGAGTGCCTCGCCGCCGATAACCACCGCTCGTACTTTGCGGCCGGGGTTCCGGGTTCCTTTTACCGGAGGCTTTTCCCGTCCAGGTCGATTGACCTCTTTCACTCGGCGTTTTCCCTGCATTGGCTTTCTCAG GTGCCGGAGAGTGTAGTGGACAAGGGATCGCCGGCGTACAACAAAGGCAGGGTGTTCATCCACGGTGCGGAGGAGTACACTGCCGCGGCTTATAAGAAGCAATATCAGAAAGACCTAGCAAATTTCCTGGGAGCAAGATCAAAGGAGATGAAGAAAGGTGGCTCCATGTTCCTGGTTTGCCTCGGCAGGACCTCCGTCGACCCCACCGACCAGGGTGGTCCGGGAATTCTCTTCGGGACCCACTTTCAGGATGCTTGGGACGATCTTGTCCAAGAG GGTCTTATCACTGCTGAGAAACGTGACACTTTTAACATTCCGGTGTATGCATCAAGTTTACAAGACTTCAAAGAGGTTGTAGACGCCGACGGCTCATTCGCCATTAACAAGCTCGAGATTTTCAAAGGAGGGAGCCCCCTTGTTGTGAACCAACCCGATGATGCAGCCGAAGTAGGTCGAGCCCTCGCCAACAGCTGCCGGAGTGTGGCTGGAGTCCTCGTTGATGCACACATTGGCGAGAAACTCAGCGATGAACTATTTCTGCGAGTAGATAAGAGAGGCGCATCACATGCCAAAGAGCTGCTAGAGAAGCTACAATTCTATCACATAGTGGCgtcactttcattttcataa